Part of the Trichoderma asperellum chromosome 1, complete sequence genome is shown below.
tcgtcgtcgttgctCGCCTTGGGGCGCCCTTCGTTGATCCATTCGTTTCGCGCCGTCACGAGGGCCTTTTTGTGGCCGGCCTTTTCGACCATCGCGAGGGCGTCGAGGAAGCGGGCTTTGGGGAAGAGGTCGTCGAGCCATAGCTGGtagaaggagaggaggcgAGAGGCGTCTGAGAACTGCGTGCCACCAGGTCAGTGGGAGATTCAAAGGATATAGatagaagaagcagaagaggttTTGGAAGAATTGCATACTTCGTGGCCTTTGCCTTTAAGCTTGAGGCCTGCGGCTCGTTTTCTGAGCTTGGGGATGCCAGCTGGGCCTAAGAGTCTAATGAATTGGTGGTTAGCATAATtgcctttttaatatagagaATTATTGTATAAGTAAGGCACCTTTCTTCGTCAAGCTTTACGTTTGGAACCCTCACACGCTTCTGGACTGAAACCTCCTCTTCGATTCCCAGCCCAGAGTCtggctcttttctcttcttgcttgaCGATTCTGGCGGGGGAGTTGGAGATGCGAATGGGTTGTCCAGGTCGTCGTCCAAGCCATAATCGTCCAAGTCGTCGCCATGGGTTGGCGGACGCTGTGATAGTGACATCGGCGGCATGATGTTGGttgatttgatttttttttgatttttaaaaagaaattccGCTTGAATAATCTTCAATCCAATTGACAGCAACTACCTACCTTGGCCAATTACTCTCCAGACGCGTCTCTCTGCCTTATCGATTGCGGGGGACCGCGTCTTGGCTCAAAGCACCAAAAAACCCCACCAAGGCTTTTAATTGATCCACGTGATCCAGACACCCCAATCGTCCCCACGTGATTTCTTGCATCCTCAGGCACTAGCAATCGCAAGTTGCAGCTCCGGGATATCAGATCTCTCGATCCAgtcgagctgctgccgcaTTTCGGGGGTCGCAAATCTATCCAGAAAATGGCCTCAACAACGACCAAGCAGTCCTACGTTGGGACAAGCAAGGTCGTCGAGACCAAGTACCCGGTATGTTCGTTTCAGGGCGCAATTGGGCGGCCAATGGAGGAGAAATGGTGGTGATTGACATGGACTGACGGTTTGGGGATTTAGCTCATCGACAACGACCCGTACGTTTCTGCGCCTCTCTGCCCTTTTCAGCTCTGCGGCTTTTGGAATTTGCGTGACTCGACATCATAGCGGTGGAATTGGTGAATGCTGATGCGTCGTGGAACAGTCACTTCAAGCGAGTCGTCGGATATGCGCGAACTTCAGACTACGCAGCtggtgccgccgccgcggccTTTGCTCCCGCCGGCCTCTACGCCCTCGAGAGACTCGCCCCGTCACATGTAGGCAGAGGCGGTCTCGCCAAGGCCATGCGCCTTGCCGGCTTCATCGGCCTGGCCGGCGGCTTCCTCTACTTTTACCAGCGATCAGCCCGTACGTTTTTTAATACACGACccctcattttcttctcttcttcccttggCATGTAGAGGGACAATTCAGAGGCTTGGGCTTGCCATGGATAACCACAGTGAAACTGAACTGACACGCCATCACAAAAATAGTCCGATTCTACGGCGCCACCGAGAACGCGAGAGAAGTCGAGATGGACATGCGGGAGATGGTCGCCAAGGTCAAGGCGGGAGAGCCCCTCTACGGCGAGAGCAAGCTGAACGCCCACCTCCAGGGCGTCGCCGCCCGACAGAGCAGATACtctgccctcttcttcagcactgTTCCGTGGTTCAACTTTGTCAACCACAACCAGCACGGCGTGGACACGGCAAAGTACTATCAGCAGGCTGAGagggagctggaggcggAGCGAAAGAACTAGACgggtggatgaagaagaaacaacgaaagaaagaagaggaagaaaaatatttgtGTATATTTTAGCGAGAATATCTACCGGTTCTTGCGGAGAAAAGAcgaaagaacaaaaaaacgTTTCGAAATTCCAGGTGCCCCTTTTTGACTTTATATGATGAAGTTTTGATAGGCTTCACGATTGAGACAACCGACCGCGTCATGCTTTGGTATTCATTCTACTGACCATCACCTTTGTTTGATACTATGAAACACAGAAACAGTTGCATAATTCCCTCGAGAATACCTACACCGAATGCTGAGCTTCGGCAATGTCGCACAACATTCCCTCGAGACCTCTTCGTTATTATATCAAACTCTGTAAGAAATACCACTTTCAACTATCTGCTCACGTTAATAGCCTAGCAATCTGCGTTTCAATCTCCAAGCCTGATAGGTCTGCGATGGGTATCTTGCTGGGGTTACTTCTGCCAACTCTTCGATCCTCTGATTTTCAGATCCTACAATAGATGCATCGGCGTCCATGTATCTGTAGACGTGCGCATCTGGGTCGGCAATCAGACGATCCCGCAGCGCAAAGAAGAGCTGGTAAAGCTGATTCGTCTGCCATCGCGTGCCAAAAAGCCCCGTCAGCAAACCCACAATCGCGCTGCCAAATGGAGCGTATGCAACAATGTTTCTGTATacatctccatcgccaatctGCCGGTTCTCAGAGACCATTCTCTGATCCGCCGCCGTCATCTCCTCGCCAACCCGTTCAGTTGAGATGACCTGCCCAGTTGGATCGTTTACCTTGATAGCCTCGAGCATCCACTTCAACACAAGATCGGAAAGTACTTGGTTTGGCTCGATCACTTTGCTCGCCCAGCTCCATCTGGCCAACAGTCGTTCCAACCACCCACCGCCAAACATACGCAGGAACTTGAAGCGTTGTCGTCCTAGGTCATAATGCACGCCCGGGAACCATTTCTGGGTGATTCCATAGTCAACTGGCCTCCCTGAGCGGTGACTCCGCTCTGCAAGACAGGGAGGGAAGATGTAGAAGTCATCGTGCAAGGACATGGCGTGGTATACAAGCTCGACGACAGTTGAGACCTGTTGGTCATGAAACTTTGGCCAGTCTAGCCCAACGCCCCCCACAAAGTCCGGGATCCCAAGGCTGCCTACAGTGTCGAAAAGACCCAAGAATTTCACAGGCGGCAGCAATCCAGgggctccatcttcttcgtcgccaaTTAGGGGCCAGCTTGCATGCTGGCGGAACTGCTTAGATTGGCTCGAGTGCGGACGATTAATGGGGTCCTTGGAGCGGTAGATTCTGTAGACTTGCCGGCACAGAAGATCCGTCTCGGCATCATCGACGGTGCCGTCTGCCTTCAGTACGCGTTTGACGATGCCGCAATTATTGATCATACCGGCCACCGACCGCACCATGTATGCGCCTCTGGAAAGGCCAAACATCCAGATTTGGTGATCGGGGTAGCTGTAATTATCAACAATGAATCTGTAGGCGGCGACGCATTGCGCGGCAATGTCTTGAGCCGTTACTCCGTTGAAGACGTAGCTGGGACTACATTAGCGATCAAATCACGAGATGATGAAATGCGACGTACTCGAGGAACGTGCTTCCAAGCCCAACGCCATGGATATACCACGCCTTGTGGCCCATTCGGTGGATATCGGTATCATTAACGTCATCTATATCAATTCCAACCATCCTAGCTAATAGATAGATGTTGGACCGGGTATCGGCCTCACGACCACACCAACTGCCATcggcgaggatgacgagaggCCTGGGCTCAGCCGCCGGCGAGGACTCTGATGTCTCGGACTCTGATGTCTCGGACCTGGATTTGGACATGATGAACAAGATGGATGGACTACACTTCACGTCGACCAGTAAACATATGTTGAATATGCCCAAGGTGAGTAAAAGAGCCCAAGCTCTTCGATCCTAAGAAGCTATctatgtattttattttatatacaaaCATCACATGTCAATTGTGTGTTAGTGATCAAGCAAAAGCCCCCCCAGGGGAGAAAGCATAGGGGGTGCAAGCTGGATTAATCAATAGAGCTGAAGTGATTTCTACATACTACAGGAATGTAATGTAGGTTGCCAGAGCATAAACTTCTCATCGACATAAGGTTTGATAGTTCTCACCCAGATGCCATCGAAACCGCGCCAGCCAAGGGGGGGTTGCTCAGCTGGTGGCAGGCCAGCGCAGTAAATGCAGGCCAAAAGCAAAGGGTAGGCATAGCTGCTGCGTGTGGAAAAAGTAGGCATGATCAGATCTCGCCCGCATGACTGTGCTGCTAGTGTACATCACGCGGCTTGAATTCACCGTATTAAGGTTTCTGTGTGAAGCCGGCGTATTTTGAGATTCCTCTTCGGCCAATGGCAAGCGTCAGATGTTTTCCGTAGGGCTGACACAACAGCTGAAAGTGGCATCCAGCCAAGAATGGACTAGAACTGTGAAGGCTGGCAGAGCTGGACACTACCTTTGGCAAATCCAATGAATGATGGCCACCACGACGGCGACGCCATTGACCAGAATCAACAGCGGCTGAGAAACTAGCCGTGGCTCCAGGCCAACGCGCTTCGTCATTTGAAGAGCTGATAATACACTGGACGTAGCAATATACCGTCTAATGGTACACGGCTCTACTCCATAGTGCTTCTGGGATTCGCCTACAGGCAGTCTCCATTGGGCGGACCGTTGAATGTATGCCCCTCCGCAAGTGTGTGTGGATATGCATTTCTATTGTCGTTGGGCAGGGATCATCTGGCGGTCGATGCAATCTACGACGAATTGCTGGCTGCTTTACACGTCTTTCTTCCTATGCATGCTCTATTTAACGTTCGTACACGCAGTATAGTGCCCGTTCGAGATGCTACTAAGTGATGGGATACGTGGATAGAGGCTCATGGAGTATGGTTTCGGCAATGATTCCCAGTGTGCTGAGACATCACGGCTTTTGCAATGTCAATGTAGCTATCGGCGGCTCCTGCATCCATGTTCTACCATTTCAAGAGACTCTGTCGCAAAGTCCTCGAGTTGTCGACTCCCCTGCCAAAAATGGAGCAAGGGATGAGTTCCATCGATCGCATCGCAGGTTCTCTCCAGAATCTATCACCAAAGTGGGCATATGGGCGATAGAAGAATATGACAAAAGCATGAAGAAAATACGATACGAGACTTCAACGCCAAACAATAATAACTGTATAATCTGGAGAGATTCATTGCAGAATCGGTACGTGCTGGAGCTTGGTCATTGCGTACCTAGCAGGAAGGCGGGATGGGTTGCAGCTGGCAGTTTGGCATCTCCTCAACATCTCTTTGCTAAACCACCAAATTCTCCAATCTCTTCCCAGAAGGTTCCTCTGAGCTGATGTTATGCTTGTTCTGTTCCCTCTCTCCAAGTTTGAAGACCTCTGTCTTTGATCCACTAGCGGCAAAGAGCTGCTTGAATGAAGGGAAatagacagagagagatctGATGACTGGACTTGCGCTCCACAACCAAGCTTTTCTCGTCGGTACAAATATCTCTTCCACGCGTCTGTTAGCGCCCTTGTTACATCAGCTAACTCTCTCTTACATGTGATTATCAAGCGTATCATCGGAAATGGTGCGTCGGTCAAACTCCAGCTCTATCTGCCGCTTTTGCTATAGACTCCTTTCGTTTCTCCAGTTCCGAGGTGGAGATTGAGAACCAGGCCAACAACACGGACTTCCCACCAAGAACATGGCTTTTCCATTGTCTAAGAATCCACTATTAACACTATGAAGGAAACTGTTGGTCTGGAGATGTCGATGCATCTACAGTCCGCATTGGGATAGCTGCCTTGGGAGCTCGACCAACATGATCTAGGCGGTATATCGATATGGGAACGAACGCTCGATGATAGCTGGCACTGCTCAGCAACACCTCGGCATGATTATACAattgagcagaagaaggTATTTGATAATGCATTTGGGACCTTTCTGGCCAGCTTGAACCAGTGCACTCTGCCTGCTTGACCATTAACCAGACGTTTCAACCCCAAGCAGATGTACCCTACAACCCCCCGcaactccatcttcctcatcggaAGATGGCGGTGTTTTTGTCAACTGCGCTTTTTATGACGACGATCCCAAAACCTCTTTCCCACGGATTTCCAAGCCCATAGAACACATACAAGACTCATACGACTACGTTGTTATCAGTTCTGGTTATGGAGGATCTATAGCTGCGCCACGCATGGCCCGAGCAGGCAAGTCTGTTTGCCTGttagagagaggagaagagcgaTGGCCAGGAGAATATTCTACAGCGACGATCGAAACTGTGAAACAATTTCGCGTTACTGGACATTTTATCCCAAACTCATTGGGTGGCATTGGAGTTAACATGGGTAACCCTACTGGCATGTTTCACCTCATTCTCGGCCACGACCAGAACGTTATTTCTGCCAATGGTAAGTTCAAGATGCCCATAAATCCTTTTATGCAAATATACAGGAGCAATCTTCAATTATATGATCACTCACATCGTACCGTTTCTCACAGGATTGGGAGGCGCAAGTCTAGTCAATTCGAATGTATTCCTCGAAACAGAACAAGATATCCTCAAGATGGGCTATTGGCCACCCGAAATTCGAGATGACCCGGCAGGCCTAAATAAATGTGAGGCGCATTGAATCTCCCAGCGGCTGTCAATAGAAACATCGCCTTGGCTAACTATTTCCCTGCGTCCAGATTATCAAAAGGTTAGAGATGTGCTTGAGCCAGAGCCGTATCCCGAAACATGGCCACGGctcaagaagatggatgtATTCAACGAGCAAGCCAAGACTCTTGGATTGCAAGACAAATTCCGCAGAGCCCCTCTGACAACCCGCTTCAGAGACGGTCCCAACAGTTGTGGCGTTAACATGTCGGCGTCAACACTTGCTGGACAAGAAACTACTGGTGCTAACGATGGCTCAAAAACGTCGACATTGGTAACATACCTTGCTGATGCCTGGAACTGGGGTGCTGAAATGTTCTGCAAATGCGACGTACGGTACATTGAAAAGGTTCAGGATATCCGTGGCGGCTACTTGATTTATTTTGCATGCCACGGCAAAGGTCGTAGTCGTTTAACAGTAGGCGATGTTTATGGCGACTTGATGTGGGTGCATGCAAAGGAAGCTGTCTTCCTTGGTGCTGGGTCCATTGGCACAACGGAAATCCTACTTCGAAGCAAACAAATGGGCTTGAGCATAAGCGACTGGGTTGGGCGTGGTATGACTGGTAATGGCgatattttggcttttgggTAAGCATACCAAATGCTTCCGATTCCATAATCTTGTCCTAATTACACGAGGTGTTTTATAGACACAACTGTGATGTGGAAGTAAACGCTCTTGGAAACCCGAACCAAGATCCATCAAATCCCGTCGGTCCAATAATTACCAGCGCCATTGACAATAGAAATGGCCATGAGAACCCACTCAACGGCTACGTGATCCAAGATGGCACAATGCCACAGGCATTTTCAGGGATATTGCCCTGTATACTGGACATGATGCCTGGAAGCCGTGCCTACGAAATGTCGCTTCTTGGGCGAACTCAGGCAGTCATGGGCcattggaagaagagactcTTCGGATCGAATTTGAAAAATGGCCCTCTGGGGAACACTCAAGTCTTTTTAATCATGTCGCATGATGGTAAGCTTGATGCCTCCTCCCTGGGAGAGAAAACATATATCATTAGTCTTGTGTTGCTAAACCAAGGACCAAATAAAACAGGGAACCAAGCAACTCTGCGTCTAAAAGATGACAAGGCATTATTGGAATTCCAAGGGGTT
Proteins encoded:
- a CDS encoding uncharacterized protein (EggNog:ENOG41), whose translation is MGNPTGMFHLILGHDQNVISANGLGGASLVNSNVFLETEQDILKMGYWPPEIRDDPAGLNKYYQKVRDVLEPEPYPETWPRLKKMDVFNEQAKTLGLQDKFRRAPLTTRFRDGPNSCGVNMSASTLAGQETTGANDGSKTSTLVTYLADAWNWGAEMFCKCDVRYIEKVQDIRGGYLIYFACHGKGRSRLTVGDVYGDLMWVHAKEAVFLGAGSIGTTEILLRSKQMGLSISDWVGRGMTGNGDILAFGHNCDVEVNALGNPNQDPSNPVGPIITSAIDNRNGHENPLNGYVIQDGTMPQAFSGILPCILDMMPGSRAYEMSLLGRTQAVMGHWKKRLFGSNLKNGPLGNTQVFLIMSHDGNQATLRLKDDKALLEFQGVGKSD
- a CDS encoding uncharacterized protein (EggNog:ENOG41~TransMembrane:2 (o42-59i71-92o)); translation: MASTTTKQSYVGTSKVVETKYPLIDNDPHFKRVVGYARTSDYAAGAAAAAFAPAGLYALERLAPSHVGRGGLAKAMRLAGFIGLAGGFLYFYQRSALRFYGATENAREVEMDMREMVAKVKAGEPLYGESKLNAHLQGVAARQSRYSALFFSTVPWFNFVNHNQHGVDTAKYYQQAERELEAERKN
- a CDS encoding uncharacterized protein (EggNog:ENOG41), with the protein product MSKSRSETSESETSESSPAAEPRPLVILADGSWCGREADTRSNIYLLARMVGIDIDDVNDTDIHRMGHKAWYIHGVGLGSTFLDYVFNGVTAQDIAAQCVAAYRFIVDNYSYPDHQIWMFGLSRGAYMVRSVAGMINNCGIVKRVLKADGTVDDAETDLLCRQVYRIYRSKDPINRPHSSQSKQFRQHASWPLIGDEEDGAPGLLPPVKFLGLFDTVGSLGIPDFVGGVGLDWPKFHDQQVSTVVELVYHAMSLHDDFYIFPPCLAERSHRSGRPVDYGITQKWFPGVHYDLGRQRFKFLRMFGGGWLERLLARWSWASKVIEPNQVLSDLVLKWMLEAIKVNDPTGQVISTERVGEEMTAADQRMVSENRQIGDGDVYRNIVAYAPFGSAIVGLLTGLFGTRWQTNQLYQLFFALRDRLIADPDAHVYRYMDADASIVGSENQRIEELAEVTPARYPSQTYQAWRLKRRLLGY
- a CDS encoding uncharacterized protein (BUSCO:EOG092D4CIY); the protein is MPPMSLSQRPPTHGDDLDDYGLDDDLDNPFASPTPPPESSSKKRKEPDSGLGIEEEVSVQKRVRVPNVKLDEERLLGPAGIPKLRKRAAGLKLKGKGHEFSDASRLLSFYQLWLDDLFPKARFLDALAMVEKAGHKKALVTARNEWINEGRPKASNDDDDELGIGAVNINEDDDLYDATPRGARRFVNMLRDAPVPAAPLPANDDMPDDDDLEALMAEAESMDRGKLLTATTSTAAATTTTTSANGPENDGDDDDYLEALIAEAEAQDEQQPAQKRVGDGPASGDKGHDFADEEEAMREMDGLW